The following coding sequences lie in one Metallumcola ferriviriculae genomic window:
- a CDS encoding peptidylprolyl isomerase: MKKATIEMDQGQVVIELFEKEAPGTVANFEKLIKEGFYDGLKFHRVIEGFVAQGGCPEGNGSGGPGYTIPCETKGNPHKHERGSLSMAHRGPNTGGSQFFVVYEPQPHLDGKHTVFGKVIAGLDVVDQISQGDVMNKVTISEE; the protein is encoded by the coding sequence GTGAAAAAAGCAACTATTGAAATGGACCAAGGGCAAGTTGTGATCGAGCTATTTGAGAAGGAAGCACCAGGGACGGTGGCAAACTTTGAAAAGCTGATTAAGGAAGGTTTTTATGATGGGCTTAAGTTTCACAGGGTTATAGAAGGATTTGTGGCCCAGGGTGGATGCCCGGAGGGCAACGGATCAGGCGGTCCCGGGTATACCATACCTTGTGAAACCAAAGGCAACCCCCATAAGCATGAGAGAGGATCATTGTCCATGGCCCACCGTGGACCTAATACCGGCGGCAGCCAATTTTTTGTCGTATATGAGCCACAACCTCATCTTGACGGGAAGCATACGGTCTTTGGTAAAGTTATTGCTGGCCTAGATGTGGTTGACCAGATTAGTCAAGGAGATGTCATGAATAAGGTTACCATTAGTGAAGAATAA
- a CDS encoding DUF3786 domain-containing protein encodes MSQEVYGNYEGGYRQAVELLAAGDPKLMAECSGTGFDEEKSRFSVNYCNRSYYVSFPQGEVTSPAEYVNNADKQILAYYLARASGLPLRNKWLSFMQLPGGPHHYALFKQEAIDPLAVKFGRHMGIFKSIAEGMGGTPIKSGDAGYSIPVLPKIPLGVVIWAGDEDFSASANIVFDDSAATYLSTDTLYLLGIQLSLKIRWRLQEF; translated from the coding sequence ATGTCTCAAGAAGTGTATGGAAATTATGAAGGTGGGTACCGGCAGGCCGTTGAGCTGCTGGCGGCTGGTGACCCAAAGTTAATGGCAGAATGCAGTGGTACGGGCTTTGACGAAGAAAAGTCCAGGTTTTCAGTGAACTACTGTAACCGTAGCTATTATGTCTCTTTTCCCCAAGGTGAGGTAACCTCACCTGCTGAATATGTGAACAACGCGGATAAGCAAATTTTGGCGTACTATTTGGCTCGGGCCAGTGGCCTTCCCCTGCGGAACAAATGGCTTTCCTTCATGCAGCTTCCCGGTGGGCCGCACCATTATGCCCTTTTTAAACAGGAAGCAATTGACCCGCTAGCAGTAAAATTTGGCCGACACATGGGAATATTTAAAAGTATTGCTGAGGGGATGGGCGGTACTCCTATTAAAAGCGGCGATGCGGGGTATAGCATTCCGGTGTTACCTAAGATTCCTCTTGGGGTGGTAATTTGGGCGGGTGATGAAGATTTTTCAGCATCTGCGAACATTGTCTTTGATGATAGCGCTGCGACATATTTAAGTACTGATACGCTCTATCTTCTAGGAATACAACTTTCTTTAAAGATACGCTGGCGGCTGCAGGAATTTTAA
- a CDS encoding 4Fe-4S dicluster-binding protein, whose translation MAKKFKFDYVIRADECWDCATCVTECRDEAVFVNEEQRYEIDDDKCIRCARCFKGCPVDAIEKVTA comes from the coding sequence ATGGCTAAGAAATTTAAATTTGATTATGTCATTCGTGCGGATGAGTGCTGGGATTGCGCTACCTGCGTGACGGAGTGTAGGGATGAAGCTGTATTTGTGAACGAGGAACAAAGGTATGAGATAGACGACGATAAGTGTATACGCTGTGCCCGTTGTTTTAAGGGATGCCCGGTAGATGCCATTGAAAAGGTTACTGCCTAA
- a CDS encoding FmdB family zinc ribbon protein encodes MPNYDFRCQQCSQKFSRRVSIAEKDKVTCPKCEGKAEQIFTGFLYSKPGGESAGSSGCSSSNCRGCSGC; translated from the coding sequence ATGCCTAATTATGATTTCCGCTGCCAACAGTGCAGCCAAAAATTCAGCAGACGGGTAAGTATAGCTGAAAAGGATAAGGTGACATGCCCAAAATGCGAGGGTAAAGCGGAACAAATATTTACCGGCTTTCTTTATAGTAAACCCGGAGGTGAATCCGCTGGAAGTAGTGGTTGCTCATCATCTAACTGCCGCGGCTGCTCCGGTTGTTAA
- the ilvE gene encoding branched-chain-amino-acid transaminase: MGLVIYFDGSYVQEEAAKVSVFDHGLLYGDGVFEGIRAYHGRVFKLKEHIDRLYESARTIQLKIELTHEEMTEVVLETLRKNDLRDGYIRLVVTRGKGDLGLDPRKCPNSLVFCIAAGIRLYPEELYEKGLEVVTVATRRNVPEAMNPRVKSLNYLNNIMAKIEATMTNSPEAIMLNNEGYVAEATGDNIFIVKNGELITPPPFVGILEGITRNSVMELAEKRGIKVSEKVFTRHDIYIADECFFTGTAAEVIPVVKVDGRAIGDGQPGEMTRNLIADFRELTKLDGPPIY; this comes from the coding sequence ATGGGATTAGTAATTTATTTTGATGGTAGCTATGTGCAGGAGGAAGCAGCGAAGGTTTCGGTGTTTGATCACGGATTACTTTATGGAGACGGTGTTTTTGAAGGCATTAGGGCTTATCACGGTCGTGTATTCAAACTTAAAGAGCATATTGATCGGTTGTATGAGTCTGCGCGCACTATTCAGCTGAAAATTGAATTGACCCATGAGGAAATGACTGAAGTTGTTTTGGAGACATTACGAAAGAATGACCTGCGGGATGGTTACATTCGTTTAGTAGTTACCCGTGGTAAGGGCGACCTGGGTCTTGACCCGAGAAAGTGCCCTAATTCGTTGGTATTTTGCATTGCTGCAGGTATTCGCCTTTATCCTGAGGAGTTATATGAAAAGGGGCTGGAGGTTGTCACTGTGGCTACACGGCGTAATGTGCCCGAAGCCATGAATCCCAGAGTAAAGTCCTTAAACTACTTGAACAATATCATGGCTAAGATTGAAGCAACCATGACTAATTCTCCCGAAGCCATCATGCTTAATAATGAAGGATATGTAGCAGAAGCAACTGGAGATAATATCTTTATAGTTAAAAATGGAGAGCTGATTACTCCGCCGCCTTTCGTAGGCATCTTGGAAGGGATTACCCGTAATTCGGTGATGGAGCTGGCTGAGAAAAGAGGCATAAAGGTCAGTGAGAAGGTGTTTACTCGTCATGATATCTATATTGCTGATGAATGCTTCTTTACCGGAACAGCTGCAGAAGTTATTCCGGTAGTTAAGGTAGATGGCCGGGCGATAGGCGATGGACAGCCCGGGGAAATGACTAGAAACCTTATAGCAGATTTTCGTGAGCTCACAAAATTGGATGGTCCCCCTATCTATTAA
- a CDS encoding amidohydrolase family protein: MQKIFTPRLLTGSGELLNNALLEIADGKVHSLSPGVDKELLGNETEVLPMGTTMLPGLIDCHVHLALDGEDFHRSLARWQSNEAWKPMVARELLNTLAAGVVGIRDGSDAQAIGLKAKEFPRPRPEIVACGRAISEQGRYGSFLGYGVSTLTEVQRILDDLVIAGADQLKVVLSGLVSFTNYGKVGRPQFDVDFIKAVVAEAHRRQLPVMAHASGASAVDMAVEAGVDSVEHGFFVTRETIKKMADKEVSWVPTVVAAGGRLKFDRPGEDRTVIERTCETHIEAIALARQLGINVAVGTDAGAPGVPHGASYYQELSYLHKAGYSGRELVTLSTRNGAEVTGLGKLGDLAPGYTASFVIVHGNPLDDAAAFSRVASVYHRGKLLKKA; encoded by the coding sequence ATGCAGAAGATTTTTACTCCCCGCCTCTTGACGGGTAGTGGGGAATTACTGAACAATGCTCTGCTGGAAATAGCAGATGGGAAAGTACATAGTCTTAGCCCAGGAGTGGATAAGGAATTGCTGGGCAATGAAACCGAAGTGCTGCCGATGGGAACCACGATGCTGCCAGGATTAATAGACTGCCATGTTCACCTGGCGCTTGATGGTGAAGATTTTCACCGATCGCTGGCACGGTGGCAGTCCAATGAGGCCTGGAAGCCTATGGTGGCGAGAGAGCTGCTTAATACATTGGCCGCTGGGGTAGTGGGTATTCGGGATGGCAGCGATGCCCAGGCCATTGGTCTAAAGGCAAAAGAATTTCCCAGGCCTCGACCTGAGATTGTCGCCTGCGGCCGGGCAATCAGTGAGCAGGGACGTTACGGGTCCTTTTTGGGCTATGGTGTATCCACTTTGACTGAAGTACAGCGGATATTGGATGATTTGGTCATAGCTGGCGCAGATCAACTGAAGGTAGTGCTTTCCGGGTTGGTGAGTTTTACAAATTATGGTAAGGTAGGCAGGCCCCAGTTTGATGTGGATTTTATTAAAGCCGTGGTTGCTGAAGCACATAGGCGGCAGCTACCGGTAATGGCTCATGCCAGCGGTGCAAGTGCCGTTGATATGGCAGTGGAAGCTGGGGTTGACTCAGTGGAACACGGCTTTTTCGTCACCCGGGAGACAATTAAAAAGATGGCTGACAAAGAGGTATCTTGGGTGCCTACGGTAGTAGCTGCCGGTGGCAGGCTAAAGTTTGACCGCCCCGGGGAAGATCGGACGGTAATAGAGCGAACATGCGAGACTCACATTGAAGCGATTGCTCTGGCCCGGCAATTGGGCATAAATGTCGCGGTTGGGACTGATGCCGGTGCCCCTGGGGTGCCCCATGGGGCAAGCTATTATCAGGAACTTAGTTACCTGCATAAAGCCGGCTATAGCGGCAGAGAATTGGTGACTTTATCAACCCGCAATGGGGCGGAGGTTACGGGCTTGGGAAAATTAGGCGATTTAGCACCAGGGTACACAGCCAGTTTTGTAATTGTACACGGTAATCCCCTGGATGATGCTGCTGCTTTCAGCCGGGTTGCTTCTGTTTACCATCGGGGAAAGTTATTAAAGAAGGCATGA
- a CDS encoding glycosyl hydrolase family 18 protein → MRQTKILAYCWPGKDNGAAFDYAKTIDYLAVVGFTLNQAGEVCVPGGFTQLLPVRERGTELLAVLQNLGVQGFDGEMLKKVLESPVSRQALVDNCSNIVKAHSLAGIHLDFENYGGDSALLNHFVRELAEALRPDHSVSMALPAKTAATTWFTAYDYKGLAGICDFVVLMSYDLHWPGGEPGPVAAVPWMEQVVDFALSRGWKKQQLFLGVPLYGYDWPEKGKGKAILHHQAIELLRKYDIESRWHRRHCERYFEYVAGDVPHSVWYQDEQAIRYKASLAHDMRLAGVGIWRLGFHFPGMWKVLR, encoded by the coding sequence ATGCGGCAGACAAAAATTCTAGCTTATTGTTGGCCTGGGAAGGACAATGGAGCCGCCTTTGATTATGCTAAAACCATCGATTATTTGGCTGTAGTGGGATTTACACTCAATCAGGCGGGAGAGGTATGTGTCCCGGGTGGTTTTACTCAGTTACTGCCCGTAAGGGAGCGGGGGACTGAGCTGTTGGCGGTGTTACAGAACCTGGGTGTGCAGGGTTTTGACGGAGAGATGTTGAAAAAGGTACTGGAAAGTCCCGTTAGTAGGCAGGCGTTAGTGGATAATTGTTCAAATATTGTCAAGGCCCATAGTTTAGCGGGGATACACCTGGACTTTGAAAATTACGGGGGAGATTCGGCCCTGCTCAATCACTTTGTCCGGGAATTGGCGGAAGCATTAAGGCCGGACCATTCAGTGAGTATGGCATTACCGGCGAAGACTGCGGCTACCACATGGTTTACCGCATACGATTATAAAGGTTTGGCAGGGATTTGCGATTTTGTTGTACTGATGAGCTACGATTTGCATTGGCCGGGAGGGGAACCGGGTCCGGTGGCCGCCGTGCCCTGGATGGAACAGGTGGTGGATTTTGCTCTCAGCAGGGGCTGGAAGAAACAACAGCTTTTCCTGGGGGTTCCCCTTTACGGTTATGATTGGCCCGAAAAAGGCAAGGGAAAAGCCATTTTGCATCACCAGGCGATAGAATTGTTGCGAAAGTATGACATTGAAAGCCGCTGGCACCGTCGCCATTGCGAAAGATACTTTGAATACGTGGCCGGTGATGTCCCGCATAGTGTATGGTATCAGGATGAGCAGGCTATTAGATATAAGGCATCCCTGGCTCACGATATGAGACTGGCCGGGGTGGGCATTTGGCGGTTAGGTTTTCATTTTCCCGGAATGTGGAAAGTTTTAAGGTAG
- a CDS encoding EAL and HDOD domain-containing protein, which translates to MDVFMARQPIFDKEQQVFAYELLFRANENNWFQLGSRNLDQATAGVITNSFYNIGINEVTEGKRAFINFTANLLENEVVTILPKELIGVEILESVLPSEDVIKVCNRLKALGYFLVLDDFVYKPGFEELLEIVDIVKIDFLSTSPEERRDIVPRLGKYNVKFLAEKIETVEAFNEAVDLGYTYFQGYFFCKPILISSKEISGVKAHYLKLLEEVSRADMEFDNVEAIVLRDVSLTYKMLRYINSAVFGFQRKIESIKEAMVILGQVEIKKWLAVVALSLIGSDKPDEVIKTSLIRARFGELLAAKTSLKDQSADVFLMGLFSLIDVLIGRPIEQVLNEVLLPDKVKDALLGEQNKFNTILGIIKNYELNSWDQIAPLADELQIDYKDIRNAYLDALKWIDFLEYE; encoded by the coding sequence ATGGATGTTTTTATGGCCAGGCAGCCAATATTTGATAAGGAACAGCAGGTTTTTGCGTATGAGCTTCTATTTCGGGCTAATGAGAATAACTGGTTCCAATTAGGCAGTCGGAACTTGGATCAGGCAACTGCCGGGGTTATAACCAACAGCTTTTATAATATCGGTATCAACGAAGTGACCGAGGGTAAACGGGCCTTTATAAACTTTACTGCAAACTTATTGGAAAACGAAGTGGTAACCATTCTGCCCAAGGAGCTAATCGGGGTAGAAATCTTAGAAAGTGTTCTGCCATCAGAGGATGTTATTAAAGTTTGTAATCGGCTGAAAGCATTAGGTTATTTCTTGGTATTGGATGATTTTGTCTATAAGCCGGGATTTGAGGAGCTGCTTGAAATAGTAGACATAGTTAAAATAGATTTTTTATCCACTTCCCCTGAGGAACGGAGGGACATTGTCCCTCGCCTAGGGAAATATAACGTCAAATTTTTAGCAGAGAAGATCGAAACGGTGGAAGCGTTTAATGAAGCGGTGGACCTGGGCTATACATACTTTCAAGGCTACTTTTTCTGCAAGCCGATTTTGATTTCATCAAAGGAAATTTCGGGAGTTAAGGCGCATTACTTGAAACTTCTAGAAGAGGTCAGCCGGGCTGACATGGAATTTGATAATGTTGAAGCCATTGTTCTGCGGGATGTGTCGTTGACATATAAGATGCTTAGATATATTAATTCAGCCGTTTTTGGTTTTCAAAGAAAGATTGAATCCATTAAAGAGGCGATGGTAATCCTAGGCCAGGTCGAAATAAAGAAGTGGCTTGCGGTTGTAGCTTTAAGTCTCATTGGCAGTGATAAACCCGATGAAGTGATAAAAACGTCACTAATCCGAGCAAGGTTTGGCGAATTACTTGCGGCCAAAACAAGTTTAAAGGACCAATCTGCAGATGTTTTTTTGATGGGGCTCTTTTCCTTGATAGATGTCTTAATTGGGCGGCCGATTGAACAGGTTTTAAATGAGGTGCTGCTGCCTGATAAGGTTAAGGATGCGCTGCTGGGTGAGCAAAATAAATTTAACACCATTCTAGGGATAATAAAAAATTATGAGCTTAACAGTTGGGATCAAATAGCCCCTTTGGCAGATGAGCTACAAATTGATTATAAAGATATTCGCAATGCCTATCTTGATGCACTCAAATGGATAGATTTCTTAGAATATGAGTAA
- the mgtE gene encoding magnesium transporter: MEMLNLFRSAIAANNRERLADLLEEVQAFDQARLLLDLTTDERQVIYGLLGPEMLADILQELDYDEQLPVVEELGVKRFTQVLNEMSSDDAADLLGSFKETLAEKYLGMMRREDADDVRELLAYPEETAGGLMTTEYVAIKKASTVKETIESLRLIAPDAETIYYIYVTNNKNQLAGVLSLRDLIVAGPGETIGSIMSEKVVSVPVTMDQEEVAAVIDKYDFLAVPVINDDNVLLGIVTVDDVLDVLKEEATEDIGQLSAIRKIDELEVSAFQSAKRRLPWLILLLFVDLLSGNIISFFEVTLNQLVILAAFIPLITDMAGNTGTQSLAVVVRGLALGEFTREDVWGIVKREAGTGLLIGTVCGLLVAAIAFVWQGNPYLGLVIGFSLWATLITATLAGAVIPLIINTFRIDPAVASGPFITTINDIVGLIIYFSTATFFMSKLI, encoded by the coding sequence ATGGAAATGTTAAACCTTTTTCGCAGTGCTATCGCTGCTAACAACCGTGAAAGATTAGCGGACCTACTTGAAGAAGTTCAGGCCTTTGACCAGGCGCGCCTATTGTTGGACCTAACCACCGATGAAAGACAAGTTATCTATGGTCTTCTTGGCCCGGAAATGCTGGCAGACATCCTTCAGGAGCTTGATTACGATGAGCAGCTTCCCGTAGTAGAAGAGCTGGGCGTAAAACGCTTTACCCAAGTTCTGAACGAAATGTCCTCTGACGATGCGGCAGACTTGCTGGGAAGCTTTAAAGAAACTCTGGCGGAAAAGTACCTGGGAATGATGCGCCGTGAGGACGCCGACGATGTCAGAGAACTGCTGGCTTACCCCGAGGAAACAGCAGGCGGTTTGATGACCACCGAATATGTGGCCATAAAAAAAGCTTCTACAGTGAAAGAAACCATTGAAAGCCTGCGCCTTATCGCACCCGACGCAGAAACTATCTACTATATATATGTGACCAATAATAAAAACCAACTAGCAGGCGTATTATCCCTGCGTGATTTAATAGTAGCCGGTCCCGGTGAAACCATCGGCAGCATCATGTCCGAAAAGGTGGTTTCAGTGCCCGTAACCATGGACCAGGAAGAAGTCGCTGCAGTGATTGATAAATACGACTTCCTGGCTGTACCGGTAATCAATGATGACAATGTTCTATTGGGAATTGTTACCGTGGATGATGTTTTGGATGTATTGAAGGAAGAAGCCACTGAGGATATTGGCCAGCTTTCTGCAATACGGAAAATTGATGAACTTGAGGTATCCGCCTTTCAATCTGCTAAGCGGCGTTTACCTTGGCTAATACTGTTATTATTTGTAGATCTTTTATCCGGCAACATCATTTCCTTTTTTGAAGTTACTTTGAACCAATTGGTAATCTTGGCCGCCTTTATTCCCTTGATAACGGATATGGCAGGGAATACCGGTACCCAATCGCTGGCGGTGGTGGTCCGGGGTCTTGCCCTGGGGGAATTCACCAGGGAAGATGTGTGGGGAATAGTCAAACGCGAAGCAGGCACTGGGCTTTTAATTGGCACTGTCTGCGGCCTACTGGTAGCTGCTATAGCATTTGTCTGGCAGGGAAATCCCTATCTTGGATTGGTCATTGGTTTCTCGCTTTGGGCGACACTGATTACTGCTACTCTGGCGGGCGCAGTGATACCATTAATTATCAACACCTTCCGAATCGACCCCGCAGTTGCCTCGGGACCATTTATTACCACCATTAACGATATTGTCGGATTGATTATCTACTTTTCCACTGCCACCTTCTTTATGAGCAAACTGATATAA
- a CDS encoding S-layer homology domain-containing protein, with product MKKILSSILVLGFLFSTTLPAFGQEPLSITYLYGSSSTGYLTQLEPLQDTLNNVMPDYFNIDNNGQLSVSVSRNFVETAQAKGFKVIPFVSNHFDKSAGHQALLNQDKIVTTITTAVKDYDLDGINLDLENIPIEDKELFNKFVKKLAAEMHQMDKVLSIALPATQSYPGIGWVKAYDYKVLAELVDYIIVMTYDQHWESPGPIAGMTWVEKVVKTVLQTVPAEKLVLGLPFYGRWWINGERYKEVGHQGALTVAAEYLAETKWDDTSQSPYLSFQDAEGNYHQLWFENSHSLGSKLELVNKYNLAGAASWRLGLEDSEFWNSYRRFLRSLGSEDRDQPADRGEQRPDTPEQGNPPDDSGSSQDGGTNNPPPENSDTDASGNTKASDVFSDVSTHWAAADINYLYQEKLVGGYDDGTFKPNASITRAEATAMLMRWLRLPAGQESNFTDVDSTYWAYNAINTAATMGIVGGYDDNTFRPRASISRAELTALLSRVFSGQGSPGQGFTDVEPSHWAYENIINMQGQSLISGYDDGTFRPQSPVTRAEFSTMLARTMRKNS from the coding sequence TTGAAAAAAATACTGTCATCTATTCTTGTATTGGGTTTTCTTTTTTCCACAACTCTTCCCGCCTTCGGGCAGGAACCACTGAGTATTACATACTTATATGGCAGCTCCAGCACCGGCTACCTGACACAGTTAGAACCACTTCAGGATACATTAAATAATGTAATGCCCGATTACTTCAATATTGATAATAACGGGCAGTTGTCCGTAAGTGTTTCTCGAAATTTTGTCGAAACTGCCCAGGCCAAGGGGTTTAAAGTAATTCCATTTGTCAGTAACCATTTTGATAAGAGTGCCGGCCATCAAGCCCTGCTCAATCAAGATAAGATAGTCACTACCATTACAACCGCCGTAAAGGATTATGACCTGGATGGAATAAACCTGGATCTTGAAAACATTCCAATAGAGGATAAGGAACTGTTCAATAAGTTTGTAAAAAAACTGGCGGCCGAAATGCATCAAATGGATAAGGTCTTATCCATTGCTCTACCGGCAACACAATCTTATCCCGGCATCGGTTGGGTGAAGGCCTATGATTATAAAGTGTTGGCCGAGTTAGTAGACTACATCATAGTGATGACTTATGATCAGCACTGGGAAAGCCCCGGGCCAATAGCAGGGATGACCTGGGTTGAAAAAGTCGTTAAAACCGTACTGCAGACTGTCCCTGCAGAAAAGTTAGTCTTGGGGTTACCTTTTTACGGGCGGTGGTGGATTAACGGTGAAAGGTATAAAGAAGTTGGGCATCAGGGTGCCCTTACTGTGGCTGCTGAATATTTAGCTGAAACAAAGTGGGATGATACCTCACAGTCACCTTATTTATCTTTTCAAGACGCCGAAGGAAACTACCACCAGCTGTGGTTTGAAAATTCCCATAGCTTAGGGTCAAAATTGGAGTTGGTGAACAAATATAATTTGGCAGGGGCCGCCAGTTGGCGCCTAGGTCTTGAAGATTCCGAATTCTGGAATAGCTACCGCCGTTTCCTACGTTCTTTAGGCAGTGAAGATAGAGACCAACCGGCGGACCGGGGCGAACAGCGTCCGGATACGCCTGAACAGGGAAATCCCCCTGATGATAGCGGAAGCTCTCAAGATGGCGGTACCAATAATCCGCCCCCCGAAAACAGTGATACAGACGCAAGCGGCAACACCAAAGCTTCGGATGTTTTTAGTGATGTTTCCACACACTGGGCCGCTGCTGACATCAATTATCTTTATCAAGAAAAACTTGTGGGCGGCTACGACGACGGTACATTTAAACCAAATGCGAGCATAACTCGTGCTGAGGCCACAGCCATGCTAATGCGCTGGCTGAGGCTTCCGGCGGGCCAAGAAAGTAATTTCACGGATGTAGACAGCACATATTGGGCCTATAACGCTATTAACACTGCTGCCACCATGGGAATTGTAGGCGGATATGACGATAATACCTTTAGACCCCGGGCATCAATCTCCCGGGCAGAACTGACCGCCCTTCTTAGCAGAGTGTTTTCCGGCCAAGGTTCTCCCGGTCAAGGGTTTACAGATGTAGAACCAAGTCACTGGGCTTACGAAAATATCATCAACATGCAAGGGCAAAGCCTTATCAGCGGCTACGACGACGGCACCTTTAGACCCCAGTCCCCTGTTACGCGAGCAGAATTCAGTACAATGCTGGCCCGGACTATGCGAAAAAATTCCTAA
- the ligD gene encoding non-homologous end-joining DNA ligase encodes MMLGKPFKPMDPVLVDEIFDNPRWAYQVKWDGVRILAHVQRQGIELFNKRLNRRTDQYPEMQEIIQSAVGKREALLDGEMIALRNGKPNFYDLIRRDWSTSPGVIKALVSSIPVCYMLFDILYLDGKELRSKSWEERQSLLQNNIKISSQLVITDVVYEHGETLFEAVKTQGLEGVVAKERHSKYLIGGKNKLWQKIKVMQQLNCLVGGYTVNSGLAALLLGVFSERGLIYIGRVNAALKSTEKGELLNFLKNNVQKDSPFINKTSGKGIYWVKPYLPILVEFLEWTDDLKLRHPKIIGFSGVKPNKCTLQK; translated from the coding sequence ATGATGTTGGGAAAGCCGTTTAAGCCCATGGATCCGGTATTAGTGGACGAAATTTTTGATAATCCTCGCTGGGCCTATCAGGTAAAATGGGATGGAGTGAGGATATTGGCTCACGTACAAAGGCAGGGAATAGAGCTGTTTAACAAGCGATTAAACCGGCGTACCGACCAATACCCGGAAATGCAGGAAATCATTCAGTCGGCAGTGGGCAAAAGGGAAGCTTTATTGGATGGAGAAATGATCGCTCTCCGTAATGGTAAACCTAATTTTTATGACCTAATTCGTCGAGATTGGTCCACTTCACCGGGGGTAATTAAAGCCTTGGTTAGCAGCATCCCGGTATGCTATATGTTGTTTGATATTTTGTATCTAGATGGTAAAGAACTTCGGAGCAAGTCCTGGGAAGAACGCCAATCATTACTTCAAAATAACATCAAGATATCTTCGCAATTGGTAATCACTGACGTTGTTTACGAACATGGAGAAACATTGTTTGAAGCAGTGAAGACTCAGGGGTTAGAGGGAGTAGTAGCAAAGGAAAGGCACAGCAAATATTTAATTGGTGGAAAAAATAAGCTGTGGCAGAAGATTAAGGTGATGCAGCAGCTGAATTGTTTGGTCGGTGGATACACTGTTAATAGTGGCTTAGCGGCATTACTGTTAGGAGTTTTTTCAGAACGCGGACTGATATACATTGGCCGGGTCAACGCTGCGTTAAAAAGTACGGAAAAAGGAGAACTGCTCAATTTCTTGAAGAACAATGTCCAAAAAGACAGCCCTTTTATTAATAAAACTAGTGGTAAAGGGATTTATTGGGTCAAACCGTACCTGCCGATATTGGTTGAATTTTTGGAATGGACGGATGACCTAAAGCTACGTCATCCCAAAATAATTGGCTTTAGCGGGGTGAAACCAAACAAATGTACCCTGCAAAAATAG